A genomic segment from Roseibium algicola encodes:
- a CDS encoding LacI family DNA-binding transcriptional regulator — MVKPTVHDIAREAGVSLSTVDRVLNGRADVRPKNAERVKEAVRKLGYVRDTNAANLARQRQYKFVFVLPEGPNHFVETLVAAVEEASGAQVADRTDVSVLLVDAADPHAVVDKLKTLDLSELDGVAMMVPETPQVRDAIAHIKSAGVYVVALVSDLPNSKCHYFAGVDNFSAGKTAGALLGKFLRNETGSILVVTNSMVARDSIERRFGLDEVLSRDFPQLKTLPTIEFYDDPDRIHETLDHALKAHPELKAVYSMGSGNAAMLDALREHGVAGRFVVIAHDLTPVTRQALADGELDAVIAQNVGHLVRSALRVLRAKCDGTDIYEAQEKIRIEIIMRENLY; from the coding sequence ATGGTCAAGCCAACCGTACACGATATCGCCCGGGAGGCCGGGGTCAGCCTGTCGACCGTCGACCGGGTCTTGAACGGGCGTGCGGATGTGCGCCCGAAGAACGCGGAGCGGGTGAAGGAAGCTGTTCGCAAGCTCGGCTATGTGCGCGATACCAATGCGGCCAATCTCGCCAGGCAGCGCCAGTACAAATTCGTGTTCGTTCTTCCCGAAGGGCCCAATCATTTCGTCGAAACGCTGGTGGCCGCGGTCGAAGAAGCGTCCGGTGCGCAGGTGGCGGACCGGACCGACGTCAGCGTGTTGCTGGTCGACGCCGCTGATCCGCACGCGGTTGTCGACAAGCTGAAGACCCTGGACCTGTCCGAACTGGACGGCGTTGCCATGATGGTTCCGGAAACACCGCAGGTGCGCGATGCCATCGCGCATATCAAGAGTGCAGGTGTTTACGTCGTCGCGCTGGTGTCGGACCTGCCGAACTCGAAATGCCACTATTTTGCAGGTGTCGACAATTTCTCTGCCGGCAAGACCGCAGGGGCGCTGTTGGGTAAGTTTTTGCGCAACGAGACCGGCAGCATCCTGGTGGTGACCAATTCCATGGTGGCGCGTGACAGTATCGAGCGCCGCTTCGGTCTGGACGAAGTGCTGTCGCGGGACTTTCCGCAACTGAAAACCCTGCCGACGATCGAATTCTACGACGATCCGGACCGGATCCATGAAACCCTTGACCATGCGCTCAAGGCACATCCGGAGCTGAAGGCGGTTTATTCCATGGGGTCGGGAAATGCGGCCATGCTGGATGCATTGCGTGAGCATGGCGTTGCCGGACGGTTTGTGGTGATCGCTCACGATCTGACGCCCGTAACGCGGCAGGCTCTTGCCGATGGCGAACTTGATGCTGTCATCGCCCAGAATGTCGGGCATCTCGTGCGCAGTGCCCTGCGGGTCTTGCGGGCCAAATGCGACGGCACGGACATCTATGAGGCGCAGGAAAAGATCCGGATCGAGATCATCATGCGCGAAAACCTCTATTGA
- a CDS encoding ABC transporter substrate-binding protein, with protein sequence MKTAKLLAATAIVAVSGLSVSNAQADELTLCWAAWDPANALVELSKEFEAEYGHTMNFEFVPWPNFADRMLNELNSGGKLCDLLIGDSQWIGGGAENGHYVKLNDFFEKEGISMDDFAPATVYAYSTWPKGEPNYYALPAMGDANGWFYRKDWFEMPEIQAAFKEKHGRDLAPPKTQAELLEVAQFFQGREIDGQTRYGASIFTERGSEGITMGATSALYPFGFKYEMTPGKYDMEGAVNSPEAVAGLEFYKELYKTGTPPGYTDSYMEQSLDAFKSGQVAMAMNWFAFFPGLYADPDVGGDKIGFFVNPGQNREASTLGGQGISVVAYSDKQDAALEYIKWFAQPSVQKKWWDLGGYSCHVSVLSDPSFPDSAPFASDFLLAMDNVMDFWQEPAYAELLLAMQKRLHDYVVADQGTAQEALDKLIADWTETFEDEGKL encoded by the coding sequence ATGAAAACTGCGAAACTTCTCGCGGCAACCGCCATTGTTGCGGTTAGCGGACTATCTGTTTCCAATGCGCAGGCCGATGAGCTGACGCTGTGCTGGGCGGCCTGGGATCCGGCCAACGCGCTGGTCGAGCTGTCGAAGGAATTTGAAGCCGAATACGGCCACACCATGAATTTCGAATTCGTGCCCTGGCCGAACTTCGCCGACCGCATGCTGAACGAGCTGAACTCCGGCGGCAAGCTGTGCGATCTGCTGATCGGCGACAGCCAGTGGATCGGCGGCGGCGCCGAAAACGGCCATTACGTCAAGCTGAACGACTTCTTCGAGAAGGAAGGCATCAGCATGGACGATTTCGCTCCGGCGACCGTCTATGCCTATTCCACCTGGCCCAAGGGGGAGCCGAACTACTATGCGCTGCCGGCCATGGGCGATGCCAACGGCTGGTTCTATCGCAAGGACTGGTTCGAAATGCCGGAAATTCAGGCTGCGTTCAAGGAGAAGCACGGCCGTGACCTGGCTCCGCCCAAGACGCAAGCTGAGCTTCTGGAAGTCGCACAATTCTTCCAGGGGCGCGAGATCGACGGTCAAACCCGGTACGGCGCGTCCATCTTCACCGAGCGCGGCTCGGAAGGCATCACCATGGGCGCGACCAGCGCGCTTTATCCGTTCGGCTTCAAATACGAGATGACGCCGGGCAAATACGACATGGAAGGTGCGGTCAACTCGCCCGAAGCCGTGGCGGGACTGGAGTTCTACAAGGAACTCTACAAGACCGGCACGCCCCCGGGCTACACCGACAGCTACATGGAACAGTCCCTCGATGCCTTCAAGTCGGGGCAGGTGGCCATGGCCATGAACTGGTTCGCCTTCTTCCCAGGCCTCTATGCCGACCCGGATGTGGGCGGCGACAAGATCGGCTTCTTCGTCAATCCCGGCCAGAACCGGGAAGCCTCGACGCTCGGCGGGCAGGGCATCTCCGTGGTGGCCTATTCCGACAAGCAGGATGCGGCGCTTGAGTACATCAAGTGGTTCGCGCAGCCGAGCGTTCAGAAGAAGTGGTGGGATCTCGGCGGCTATTCCTGCCATGTCAGCGTTCTCAGTGACCCGAGCTTCCCGGACAGTGCGCCGTTTGCGTCCGACTTCCTTCTGGCCATGGATAACGTGATGGATTTCTGGCAGGAGCCGGCTTACGCCGAACTGCTGCTGGCGATGCAAAAACGCCTTCATGACTATGTGGTTGCCGACCAGGGCACTGCACAGGAAGCGCTCGACAAGCTGATCGCCGACTGGACCGAAACCTTCGAGGACGAAGGCAAACTCTGA
- a CDS encoding carbohydrate ABC transporter permease, protein MSDTPIDRVAKATPPTVAAKIRGLSDRTIAWLFVAPTIFLLLAVNIFPLIWTINLSFTNFRANRPNRDVEYIGLRNYERILTDGDIWLTMQATAHFLFWTIVLQVLIGFTLAWLINRKFKGNDLWTTLIVLPMMLSPAVVGNFWTFLYQPQIGLFNYGVSFFTGVDPASFQMIGDVALAPWAIVIVDTWMWTPFVMLICLAGLRSIPDYIYEAAEIDRASKWRQFWTITVPMVLPFLMLAVLFRGIENFKMFDLVVQLTGGGPGSVTELTSINLKREAFEKWRTGYASAYAIVLFVTVFGLASIYVKALNKVKER, encoded by the coding sequence ATGTCCGACACCCCGATAGACCGAGTAGCAAAGGCAACGCCGCCCACCGTTGCCGCGAAAATCCGAGGGCTTTCCGACCGTACGATTGCCTGGCTTTTTGTCGCTCCGACAATTTTCCTGCTGCTTGCGGTCAATATCTTCCCGCTGATCTGGACGATCAATCTCAGTTTCACGAATTTCCGCGCCAATCGGCCCAACCGCGATGTCGAATACATCGGCCTGCGCAATTACGAGCGCATCCTAACCGATGGCGACATCTGGCTGACCATGCAGGCGACCGCGCATTTCCTGTTCTGGACCATCGTCCTGCAGGTGCTGATCGGTTTCACACTGGCCTGGCTGATCAACCGGAAATTCAAGGGCAACGATCTGTGGACCACCCTGATTGTGCTGCCGATGATGTTGTCGCCGGCCGTTGTCGGCAATTTCTGGACCTTTCTCTACCAGCCGCAGATCGGTCTCTTCAATTACGGTGTGTCCTTCTTCACCGGGGTCGATCCGGCATCCTTCCAGATGATCGGCGACGTGGCGCTCGCGCCCTGGGCCATCGTGATTGTCGACACCTGGATGTGGACCCCCTTCGTGATGCTCATCTGTCTGGCAGGCCTGCGATCGATACCGGACTATATCTACGAGGCCGCGGAAATCGATCGGGCCAGCAAGTGGCGCCAGTTCTGGACGATCACTGTGCCCATGGTGCTGCCCTTCCTCATGCTGGCAGTCCTGTTCCGCGGCATCGAGAACTTCAAGATGTTCGATCTTGTGGTGCAGCTCACCGGCGGTGGCCCAGGCTCCGTGACCGAACTCACCTCCATCAACCTGAAGCGTGAAGCCTTCGAGAAGTGGCGCACCGGCTATGCCTCCGCCTACGCGATCGTCCTGTTCGTGACTGTCTTCGGCCTCGCCTCGATCTACGTCAAAGCCCTGAACAAGGTGAAGGAAAGATGA
- a CDS encoding carbohydrate ABC transporter permease, giving the protein MSSYSITEPSSRQKWVAGLLVIAYAVITLLPLVWILTTGFKSPVDAIAYPPKVLFEPSLEGYVNLFTTRTRVSPEQLQALPPPATWYEEIVRNRDMVIAGPSRYGERFLNSVIIGFGSTFLSVFLGTLAAYAFSRFKVPLKDDLLFFILSTRMMPPIAVAIPIFLMFRTLGLSDTHLGMILLYTAVNISLAVWLLKGFIDEIPREYEEAALIDGYTRFQAFYKVVLPQAATGIASTAIFCLIFSWNEYAFAVLLTSGTAQTAPPFIPTIIGVGGQDWPAVAAGATLFLVPVMVFTILLRKHLLRGITFGAVRK; this is encoded by the coding sequence ATGAGCAGCTATTCCATCACAGAACCGTCTTCGCGGCAGAAGTGGGTGGCCGGGTTGCTGGTCATCGCCTACGCGGTCATCACCCTGCTGCCGCTGGTCTGGATCCTGACGACAGGGTTCAAGTCTCCGGTCGATGCCATCGCCTATCCTCCGAAGGTGCTCTTCGAGCCGTCTCTGGAAGGCTACGTCAACCTCTTCACCACCCGCACCCGCGTATCGCCGGAACAGCTTCAGGCCCTGCCGCCGCCCGCTACCTGGTACGAGGAAATCGTGCGTAACCGCGACATGGTGATCGCGGGCCCCTCCCGCTACGGCGAAAGGTTCCTGAATTCGGTCATTATCGGATTTGGCTCCACCTTCCTGTCGGTGTTCCTCGGAACGCTCGCCGCCTATGCCTTTTCAAGGTTCAAGGTGCCGCTGAAGGACGACCTGCTGTTCTTCATCCTGTCGACAAGAATGATGCCGCCGATCGCGGTCGCGATCCCGATCTTCCTGATGTTCCGCACCCTTGGGCTGTCGGATACGCACCTGGGCATGATCCTGCTCTATACGGCGGTCAATATCTCGCTTGCGGTCTGGCTGCTGAAGGGCTTCATCGACGAGATCCCGCGAGAATACGAGGAAGCGGCGCTGATCGACGGCTACACCCGCTTCCAGGCATTCTACAAGGTGGTGTTGCCGCAGGCGGCAACGGGCATCGCCTCCACTGCCATCTTCTGCCTGATCTTCTCGTGGAACGAATATGCCTTCGCGGTGCTGCTGACTTCCGGCACGGCACAGACGGCTCCCCCCTTCATTCCGACCATCATCGGCGTCGGCGGCCAGGACTGGCCGGCGGTCGCGGCAGGGGCAACCCTGTTCCTGGTGCCGGTCATGGTCTTCACCATCCTGCTTCGCAAACATCTCCTGCGCGGCATCACCTTCGGAGCGGTCCGCAAATGA